The following are encoded together in the Chlorocebus sabaeus isolate Y175 chromosome 20, mChlSab1.0.hap1, whole genome shotgun sequence genome:
- the TMEM51 gene encoding transmembrane protein 51, which yields MMAQSKANGSHYALTAIGLGMLVLGVIMAMWNLVPGFSAAEKPTAQGSNKTEVGGGILKSKTFSVAYVLVGAGVMLLLLSICLSIRDKRKQQQGEDLAHVQHPTGAGPHAQEEDSQEEEEEEEAASRYYVPSYEEVMNTNYSEARGEERNPRLSISLPSYESLTGLDETTPTSTRADVEASPGNPPDRQNSKLAKRLKPLKVRRIKSEKLHLKDFRINLPDKNIPPPSIEPLTPPPQYDEVQEKAPDTRPPD from the exons ATGATGGCCCAGTCCAAGGCCAACGGCTCGCACTATGCACTGACCGCCATCGGCCTGGGGATGCTGGTCCTTGGGGTGATCATGGCCATGTGGAACCTGGTACCTGGCTTCAGCGCGGCTGAAAAGCCAACAGCTCAGGGCAGCAACAAGACCGAGGTGGGTGGCGGCATCCTCAAGAGCAAGACCTTCTCCGTGGCCTACGTGCTGGTCGGGGCCggggtgatgctgctgctgctttccATCTGCCTGAGTATCAGGGACAAGAGGAAGCAGCAGCAGGGCGAGGATCTGGCCCACGTCCAGCACCCGACAGGCGCTGGGCCTCATGCCCAGGAGGAAGACAG tcaggaggaagaggaggaggaggaggctgcctcAAGGTACTATGTCCCCAGCTACGAGGAAGTGATGAACACAAACTACTCAGAAGCAAGGGGAGAGGAGCGGAACCCAAGGCTGAGCATCTCTCTCCCGTCCTATGAGTCACTGACGGGGCTTGACGAGACCACCCCCACATCCACCAGGGCAGATGTGGAGGCCAGCCCTGGGAACCCCCCTGACAGGCAGAACTCTAAGTTGGCCAAACGACTGAAACCGCTGAAAGTTCGAAGGATTAAATCTGAAAAGCTTCACCTCAAAGACTTTAGGATCAACCTCCCGGACAAAAACATCCCTCCTCCCTCGATAGAGCC